From one Enterococcus sp. DIV2402 genomic stretch:
- a CDS encoding chitinase, translating to MKNKQVTPTRRLSILRLLFMVVVLLIGSGAYLNRTELFAQFQKSDHQPWFASYVDVTATPQFNFEQLEDNVVLSFVVASEKDGSPSWGNFYSLEEASQNLDLDRRIARLRQKGYDVIVSFGGLLNDELALRYTDVDSLVAAYQEVIDRYDLTTIDLDLENDGLTNRTVNQLRAQAIAKLQTNRKKAGKSLAVWLTLPADPNGLTKDGTDTVAEFLTNKVDLAGVNIMTMNYGGSRQPKLSLAENAIQALKETHRQLKIMYNKAGIYLSDAVLWAKIGATPMIGQNDVATERFTLKDATELNQFAQKVKLGRMSMWSANRDRKSNPDYVPATFVSDSYSGVTQEDQDFAKRLKKNLNGKVAENAQLTTVSNLTKEELQKPDDPATSPYPIWSEEGVYLAQTKVVWHHHVYEAKWWTKGDAPDSPILRAEETPWQLIGPVLPGEKPLPQLKLPEGTYPNWLEDTVYTAGKRVMFDGIGYEAKWWNKNENPEKALINFETSPWKALSQKEIKQMIQAE from the coding sequence ATGAAGAACAAACAGGTTACGCCTACTCGTCGCTTGTCCATTTTACGTCTACTATTCATGGTGGTGGTACTTTTGATTGGGTCAGGTGCTTATTTAAATCGTACAGAACTGTTTGCTCAATTTCAAAAATCGGATCATCAACCGTGGTTTGCTTCATATGTCGATGTGACTGCAACACCCCAGTTTAATTTTGAGCAATTGGAGGATAACGTTGTTTTATCATTTGTTGTAGCATCAGAAAAGGATGGTTCACCGAGTTGGGGAAATTTTTATTCATTAGAGGAAGCGAGTCAGAATCTAGATCTTGATCGACGTATCGCACGACTAAGACAAAAAGGGTATGATGTGATTGTTTCCTTTGGCGGACTATTGAATGATGAATTGGCGTTGCGCTATACGGATGTTGATTCGCTTGTCGCAGCGTATCAAGAAGTCATCGATCGTTATGACTTAACGACGATTGATTTGGACTTGGAGAATGACGGTCTCACCAATCGAACAGTCAATCAGTTACGGGCACAAGCAATTGCTAAGTTACAAACAAATCGTAAAAAAGCCGGCAAATCGTTGGCGGTGTGGTTGACACTGCCAGCTGATCCGAATGGCCTAACAAAAGATGGAACGGATACAGTTGCTGAATTTTTAACCAACAAGGTTGATTTAGCAGGAGTGAATATTATGACGATGAACTATGGTGGTAGCCGTCAACCGAAATTATCTTTAGCTGAGAATGCGATACAGGCATTGAAGGAAACCCATCGGCAATTAAAAATTATGTATAACAAAGCTGGAATTTATCTAAGTGACGCTGTATTATGGGCAAAAATAGGTGCAACGCCCATGATTGGACAAAATGATGTTGCTACTGAACGCTTCACCTTAAAAGATGCGACAGAATTAAATCAGTTCGCGCAAAAAGTGAAATTAGGACGAATGTCGATGTGGTCGGCTAATCGTGACCGTAAATCCAATCCAGATTATGTGCCCGCAACGTTTGTATCTGATAGTTATAGCGGCGTTACCCAAGAAGACCAAGATTTTGCCAAGCGATTAAAGAAAAATTTAAACGGCAAAGTTGCAGAAAATGCGCAACTTACAACAGTTTCTAATTTAACAAAAGAAGAGTTACAAAAACCCGATGATCCTGCGACTAGTCCGTATCCGATTTGGTCAGAAGAAGGCGTTTATTTAGCGCAAACGAAAGTCGTTTGGCATCATCATGTCTATGAAGCAAAATGGTGGACGAAAGGCGATGCACCCGACAGTCCGATTTTACGTGCCGAAGAAACGCCTTGGCAACTTATCGGTCCAGTTTTGCCTGGTGAAAAGCCGTTACCTCAATTAAAATTACCTGAAGGGACGTATCCGAACTGGTTAGAAGACACAGTGTATACTGCTGGAAAACGAGTCATGTTTGACGGCATTGGGTATGAAGCAAAATGGTGGAATAAAAATGAAAATCCCGAAAAAGCGTTAATCAATTTTGAAACATCGCCATGGAAAGCCCTGTCTCAAAAAGAGATTAAGCAGATGATACAAGCAGAATAA
- a CDS encoding M15 family metallopeptidase: protein MNIKLGKLLIATIIMGSFPVNLFAEETVTSTTDSDISSESISDISESQTSVTSESQSFETTESLVETTDSLENTETTTEESSTSVSEQLSSETNSSTMSETKTTETTTSESSTETSQETEETTEEPQIQLFQQAVSLPYATILSTAKIWDDTLKKELGTTATLINQTVKVENKLTKNNLTYYKIATKDRSLGYVEAKVLELTKEGNGKHHSYGKYVTVKNDQYMWQNFSWEKRTTNAAKKNRTYQARGYYQHFNGSRYLTLYDNNGNWAGYTNENNVVVADGQQGIYLANNKYVTVKNDQYMWQNFSWQKRTTNAAKKNRTYQARGYYQHFNGSRYLTLYDNNGNWAGYTNENNVAVANGPQGIYQADSKQVTVTNDQYMWQNFSWQKRTTNAAKKNHTYQARGYYYHYNGSRYLTLYNNQGTWMGYVNENNTKKSSPQGDAISTSKRVTIPSSNYEVWQNFDWQRKTTARQLSGKIYHVKVYYQHRNGSTYYSLYDSKNNWQGYINATGTRTVETRQGITYVDGILIANKKHSLPANYNPGENSTAGGKFRQLLRAMQQLNMDVSNSYSGFRSYSYQSVLYQNYVRTYGQAAADRFSARPGYSEHQTGLAFDLIHNNGSLLEKSREANWLAANAHQYGFIIRYKAGKEAITGYQYEPWHVRYIGSQASAIYRSNKTLEEYLGIPGGGY, encoded by the coding sequence ATGAATATCAAATTAGGTAAATTGTTGATTGCTACAATAATTATGGGAAGTTTTCCAGTAAACTTATTTGCAGAAGAAACAGTAACTTCTACGACAGACAGTGATATAAGCTCTGAATCAATTTCTGACATTTCAGAAAGTCAAACATCTGTGACTAGTGAAAGTCAAAGTTTTGAAACAACAGAATCTTTAGTAGAAACAACAGATAGTTTAGAAAATACCGAAACAACCACTGAAGAATCTAGTACTTCGGTTAGTGAACAACTTTCTAGCGAGACAAATTCTTCAACAATGAGTGAAACAAAGACAACCGAAACAACAACAAGTGAATCTTCTACAGAAACCTCTCAAGAAACAGAAGAAACCACAGAAGAACCGCAAATTCAATTGTTTCAACAAGCGGTGTCTTTACCTTACGCCACCATTTTGTCAACAGCTAAAATCTGGGATGATACGTTGAAGAAAGAGTTGGGCACGACAGCGACTCTAATCAATCAAACTGTAAAAGTCGAAAACAAGCTAACGAAAAATAATCTGACGTATTATAAGATTGCTACTAAAGATCGGTCATTAGGATATGTTGAAGCGAAAGTTTTAGAACTGACAAAAGAAGGTAATGGGAAACACCATAGTTATGGAAAATATGTAACGGTAAAAAATGATCAATACATGTGGCAAAATTTTTCATGGGAGAAACGAACGACCAACGCTGCGAAAAAAAATCGCACCTATCAAGCACGCGGGTATTATCAGCATTTTAATGGGAGTCGTTATTTAACGCTATACGATAACAATGGCAATTGGGCAGGTTATACCAATGAAAATAACGTAGTCGTAGCAGATGGTCAGCAAGGGATTTATCTGGCGAATAATAAATATGTAACGGTAAAAAACGATCAATACATGTGGCAAAATTTTTCATGGCAGAAGCGAACGACCAACGCTGCGAAAAAAAATCGCACTTATCAAGCACGCGGGTATTATCAGCATTTTAATGGGAGTCGTTATTTAACGCTATACGATAACAATGGCAATTGGGCAGGTTATACGAATGAAAATAACGTAGCTGTAGCGAATGGCCCACAAGGAATTTATCAAGCAGATAGTAAACAGGTAACAGTGACGAATGATCAATACATGTGGCAAAATTTTTCATGGCAGAAGCGAACGACTAACGCTGCGAAAAAAAATCACACGTATCAAGCACGTGGCTATTATTACCATTACAATGGCAGTCGTTATTTGACTTTATATAACAATCAAGGAACTTGGATGGGGTACGTGAACGAAAATAATACGAAAAAAAGTAGTCCACAAGGCGACGCTATTTCCACATCAAAACGAGTAACTATCCCTAGCTCAAACTATGAGGTGTGGCAAAATTTTGATTGGCAGCGAAAAACGACAGCACGTCAATTAAGCGGGAAAATTTATCACGTAAAAGTGTATTATCAACATAGGAATGGTTCAACCTATTATTCCTTGTATGATTCGAAAAATAATTGGCAAGGTTATATCAACGCAACTGGAACAAGAACCGTTGAGACTAGGCAAGGGATTACCTATGTCGATGGTATTCTAATTGCGAATAAAAAGCATTCTTTGCCAGCTAATTATAATCCAGGCGAAAATTCAACAGCAGGTGGTAAATTCCGTCAATTATTACGAGCGATGCAACAATTGAATATGGATGTGAGTAATAGTTACAGTGGTTTTCGTTCATATAGTTATCAAAGTGTGTTATATCAAAATTATGTAAGAACCTACGGGCAAGCCGCAGCAGATCGTTTTTCTGCACGACCTGGCTATTCTGAACATCAAACAGGTCTAGCCTTCGATTTAATTCATAACAATGGCTCATTATTGGAAAAAAGTCGCGAAGCTAATTGGTTAGCGGCGAATGCACATCAGTATGGTTTTATCATTCGTTATAAAGCAGGAAAAGAAGCCATTACTGGGTATCAATATGAGCCATGGCATGTGCGTTATATCGGAAGTCAAGCAAGTGCGATTTATCGCTCAAACAAAACATTAGAAGAATATTTAGGAATTCCTGGTGGAGGATACTAA
- a CDS encoding DUF1456 family protein, which translates to MNHNDRLTRLRYALDIKDNDMIKIFALGGVTVTKEEVREMLKKKDEENYELELTNENFERFLNGMITSQRGVREGAPEPVLELHNGNANNLLLKKLKIALSLTSEDMLEILALAGVNVSKGELGAILRKEGHRNYKPCLDKYARNFLKGLMLEYRKDK; encoded by the coding sequence ATGAATCATAATGATCGTTTAACGCGCTTACGTTATGCGCTAGACATTAAAGATAACGATATGATAAAAATTTTTGCATTAGGTGGCGTAACTGTTACTAAAGAAGAAGTTCGAGAAATGTTGAAGAAAAAAGATGAAGAAAATTATGAATTAGAATTAACCAATGAAAATTTTGAACGATTTCTAAACGGGATGATTACTTCGCAACGCGGTGTGCGTGAAGGTGCTCCTGAACCCGTGCTGGAACTGCATAATGGCAATGCCAATAACTTGTTACTAAAGAAATTAAAAATTGCCCTGTCCCTAACTAGTGAAGATATGTTAGAGATTTTAGCACTCGCAGGAGTGAACGTTTCTAAAGGAGAACTAGGTGCCATTTTACGTAAAGAAGGACACCGCAATTATAAACCTTGTTTGGATAAATATGCGCGTAATTTCTTGAAGGGGTTAATGTTAGAATATCGTAAAGATAAATAG
- a CDS encoding glycosyltransferase family 2 protein translates to MKKKEFGTEKSTKPLSVLHDHVSVSKLTLNRLYIVTSIGFWVLYVSSTIFKQFTNTTHEFQTVVEAALYILIVTLLNFSALIYLFSREGAFKRFNQHTRVPREKIDQFFTQKQPTITVLVPSYDEEVAVIRKTLLSAALQEYPQMRVVLLIDDNPVPNNPQAFEKLEATKRLIHEITMLLQEPRDHFEQVLKVFERGQVTKKIAGDRLRAIAREYTRAGDWLSEMAQQEINEDHVDQFFIEQVLHDLANELYLVAKALLTAANQQSSIDYTRAHQLYCRLVWLFKVELDYFQRKKYSSLSHEANKAMNLNAYIDLMGGSYQIERTPAGDILTRTEETPDVVIPDSEFLLTLDADSILLREYCLRLVYLLNQAENKKVAVTQTPYSSFRGTPTRIERIAGATTDLQHILHQGTTYYGATFWVGANAVIRKKALEDIAEISYVNGFKIRRFIQDRTVIEDTESSVDLEKHGWQLVNYPERLSYSATPPDFGSLIIQRRRWANGGLLILPKLFGTMKQRKKAGHPIKWMEFCMRLNYMASISWASFSLIFLLAYPFAENLLSVYILCSALPYFMAMAGDLNYSRYKRTDIFRIYGFNLILLAVNLAGVLKSIQQALTGEKIPFARTPKVNNRTASPTIYLLMPVVIILFSSFMCYRSLLVGNWGNALFAGFNAITATWAFVSYIGIWNMCVDIFHNFIDWFFVEVKPKHTTLQNPVNDLNWQAVLYYGDDKNKVPLNVELQYSKPLAKKREE, encoded by the coding sequence ATGAAGAAAAAAGAGTTTGGAACCGAAAAAAGCACCAAACCATTATCCGTGTTGCATGACCACGTTTCAGTTTCTAAGTTAACCCTCAATCGGCTCTATATTGTCACCTCGATTGGTTTTTGGGTACTGTATGTCTCTTCCACTATTTTTAAGCAATTTACGAATACAACACATGAATTTCAAACAGTTGTAGAAGCAGCTCTTTATATTTTGATTGTGACACTCTTAAATTTTTCCGCCTTAATCTATTTATTTTCTAGAGAAGGGGCATTTAAACGATTTAATCAACACACTCGAGTTCCCCGAGAAAAAATCGATCAATTTTTTACACAAAAACAACCGACGATCACGGTGTTAGTTCCGTCTTATGATGAAGAAGTCGCTGTTATTCGTAAGACGTTATTATCCGCTGCGTTACAAGAATATCCGCAAATGCGGGTGGTTCTTTTAATTGATGATAATCCGGTGCCAAATAATCCACAAGCCTTTGAAAAATTAGAAGCAACGAAACGATTGATTCACGAAATTACTATGCTTTTACAAGAACCACGCGACCATTTTGAACAAGTTCTAAAAGTGTTTGAGCGTGGACAAGTTACTAAAAAAATTGCGGGTGATCGTTTACGAGCAATTGCTAGAGAGTATACACGTGCGGGTGACTGGTTAAGTGAGATGGCGCAACAAGAAATAAATGAAGACCACGTCGATCAATTTTTCATTGAGCAAGTCTTACATGATTTAGCAAATGAATTATATTTAGTGGCAAAAGCGTTACTGACTGCTGCGAATCAACAGTCATCAATTGACTATACTCGTGCACATCAACTGTACTGTCGCTTGGTGTGGCTATTCAAAGTAGAACTTGATTATTTTCAAAGAAAAAAATATAGTTCATTATCCCATGAAGCGAATAAAGCGATGAATTTAAATGCGTATATTGATTTAATGGGTGGCAGTTATCAAATTGAGCGTACGCCAGCGGGTGACATTTTGACACGAACAGAAGAAACACCAGATGTGGTGATTCCAGATAGTGAATTTTTGTTAACGCTTGATGCCGATTCTATTTTATTAAGAGAGTATTGTTTACGTTTGGTTTATTTATTGAATCAAGCTGAAAATAAAAAAGTTGCGGTTACGCAAACGCCCTATTCATCTTTTCGAGGGACGCCTACTAGGATCGAACGAATTGCAGGTGCTACCACCGACCTTCAGCATATTCTTCATCAAGGAACCACCTATTACGGCGCAACATTTTGGGTAGGAGCTAATGCGGTCATTCGTAAAAAAGCTTTGGAAGATATTGCCGAAATATCTTATGTGAATGGCTTTAAAATTAGACGTTTTATTCAAGACCGAACTGTAATTGAAGATACCGAATCTAGCGTAGATTTAGAAAAACACGGCTGGCAATTAGTAAATTATCCAGAACGTTTGAGCTACAGTGCGACTCCGCCAGATTTTGGTTCCTTAATCATTCAAAGACGGCGTTGGGCAAATGGTGGATTATTGATTCTTCCAAAATTATTTGGAACAATGAAACAACGAAAAAAGGCGGGCCATCCAATCAAATGGATGGAATTTTGCATGCGTCTTAATTACATGGCGTCCATTTCTTGGGCTAGTTTTAGTTTGATTTTTCTATTAGCGTATCCCTTTGCTGAAAATCTTTTAAGTGTCTATATCTTATGTTCAGCATTACCTTATTTTATGGCAATGGCGGGAGATTTGAACTATTCACGTTATAAACGAACAGATATTTTTAGAATCTATGGGTTTAATTTAATTCTCTTAGCAGTTAATTTAGCGGGTGTGCTTAAATCAATCCAACAAGCGTTAACTGGAGAGAAAATTCCTTTTGCACGGACACCTAAAGTAAATAATCGCACGGCTTCACCAACCATTTATTTACTTATGCCGGTAGTCATTATTCTTTTTTCCAGTTTTATGTGCTATCGTTCGTTGCTAGTAGGAAATTGGGGAAATGCCCTTTTTGCTGGTTTCAATGCAATAACAGCTACTTGGGCATTTGTGTCGTATATTGGTATTTGGAATATGTGTGTGGACATCTTCCATAATTTTATTGATTGGTTCTTTGTCGAAGTGAAACCAAAACATACCACCTTACAAAATCCGGTGAATGACTTGAATTGGCAAGCAGTCTTGTATTATGGGGATGATAAAAATAAAGTCCCTTTAAACGTCGAGTTGCAATATTCGAAACCACTAGCCAAGAAGAGAGAGGAATGA
- a CDS encoding bifunctional metallophosphatase/5'-nucleotidase, which yields MKKYINKKVVVLLSMGVLAGCATNTTSEDKETESANSEEKQITILGTSDIHGRYMAWDYAMDVENKAGSFAQISTIVKEVRDNNEHTILVDAGDLIQDNSAELFKNDDHHPATEVLKALDYDVWTMGNHEFDYGFDVLDNITEQFDGGVLAGNVQLEDGTPYFDSYKIVERDGVKLGFIGMTTPLVAEFKKDTDIFDGKKLTDPVKETIEVVKELKKDVDVLVGVVHMGISNENDVHNTGVADMAEAVPELDVVFAGHMHTLVEEEFINDVLIVEPDKYGRFVSRVDLTLTKNEDGYEVKDKSGSAIEVAGYEEDPEINELLKPSHERARKDANTVLGELVGMDLVPENEIQGISSAQIQETPLVNFFGEVMLHYSQGADVVAFQIDTDTPSLDMGEIKKKDIARNYQFTDGEVTVYEITGKDLKDYMEWGADYYNQTKPGDVTVSFNPERRTSKYNTNDRFYNVKYEIDLTKESGERIVNLRRLDDTPIKEDETLKIGMNQYRMNFLVSEDGPLAGREFKEGYSTFAQDAFGEVEGRIRELSARYIKEEKDGVYEGVLLNNWKIIGIENDAEVRQDVVDLVNAEILELPSMEEGKVTNIASININDEVTQQDIDALAKKANIAVEELPDIQTTGELYQAINEKRSK from the coding sequence ATGAAGAAATATATAAACAAGAAAGTAGTTGTTTTATTAAGCATGGGAGTACTTGCTGGCTGTGCGACTAATACGACCAGTGAAGACAAAGAAACGGAGAGCGCTAATTCTGAAGAGAAACAAATCACTATTTTAGGGACATCGGATATTCATGGTCGCTATATGGCGTGGGATTATGCGATGGATGTGGAAAATAAGGCGGGAAGCTTTGCGCAAATTAGTACGATTGTCAAAGAAGTTCGCGATAACAATGAGCATACAATTTTAGTTGATGCGGGTGATTTGATTCAAGATAATTCAGCGGAATTGTTTAAAAATGATGACCATCATCCAGCCACAGAAGTGTTAAAAGCCTTGGATTATGATGTTTGGACGATGGGAAATCATGAGTTCGATTATGGATTTGATGTTTTGGACAATATCACTGAGCAGTTTGATGGGGGTGTTTTAGCTGGAAACGTACAGTTGGAAGATGGAACGCCGTATTTTGATTCGTATAAAATTGTGGAACGCGATGGTGTGAAACTTGGTTTTATTGGGATGACGACGCCATTAGTTGCGGAGTTTAAGAAAGATACAGATATTTTTGATGGAAAAAAATTAACTGATCCTGTCAAAGAAACGATTGAAGTGGTAAAAGAGTTGAAAAAAGATGTCGATGTCTTAGTTGGTGTTGTTCACATGGGAATATCGAATGAAAACGATGTGCACAATACTGGCGTAGCAGATATGGCAGAAGCCGTTCCAGAATTGGATGTGGTATTTGCTGGTCACATGCATACATTGGTAGAAGAAGAGTTCATCAATGATGTATTGATTGTTGAACCTGATAAATATGGCCGTTTTGTTTCGCGTGTGGATTTAACCTTAACTAAAAATGAGGATGGCTATGAAGTGAAGGATAAATCTGGTTCTGCCATAGAAGTGGCTGGCTATGAAGAAGATCCTGAAATTAATGAACTGCTAAAACCTTCGCATGAACGTGCGAGAAAAGATGCAAATACAGTATTAGGCGAACTTGTGGGCATGGATTTAGTTCCTGAAAATGAGATTCAAGGGATTTCATCTGCACAAATTCAAGAAACACCGTTAGTCAATTTCTTTGGTGAAGTGATGCTTCATTACAGTCAAGGAGCCGATGTAGTCGCGTTTCAAATTGACACTGACACACCGTCTTTAGACATGGGAGAAATTAAGAAAAAAGATATTGCACGAAACTATCAATTTACAGATGGTGAAGTGACGGTCTATGAAATTACGGGTAAAGATTTAAAAGATTATATGGAATGGGGCGCTGATTATTATAATCAAACGAAACCGGGCGATGTGACAGTCAGCTTTAATCCAGAACGCCGAACAAGTAAATACAATACGAATGACCGTTTTTACAATGTGAAATATGAGATTGATCTTACAAAAGAATCGGGTGAACGAATTGTCAATTTAAGACGTTTAGACGATACGCCAATCAAAGAGGATGAAACGCTTAAAATTGGAATGAATCAATACAGAATGAACTTTTTAGTATCTGAAGATGGACCGTTAGCCGGCAGAGAATTTAAAGAAGGCTATTCCACTTTTGCTCAAGACGCATTTGGTGAAGTAGAAGGACGTATTAGAGAACTGTCTGCTCGTTATATTAAAGAAGAGAAAGATGGCGTTTATGAAGGTGTTCTGTTAAACAATTGGAAAATTATTGGTATAGAAAATGATGCAGAAGTACGCCAAGATGTTGTTGATTTAGTCAATGCAGAGATTTTAGAATTGCCTAGTATGGAAGAAGGTAAAGTGACCAACATTGCTTCTATCAATATCAACGACGAAGTAACCCAACAAGATATTGATGCATTAGCTAAAAAAGCCAATATAGCGGTTGAAGAGTTGCCAGATATTCAAACAACAGGTGAATTGTACCAAGCGATTAATGAAAAACGTAGTAAATAA
- a CDS encoding amidase family protein — MKRIGIKWQQWGILLATSVLLIPVSTGVLDTIDSTSGTEQTTVESIATSTSLSEYVTSDEEQLTSSSEQKNTTDSTLITTESATNFSVESTENSSEVPSTFTLADYENSSALELAAAVRQQRVTSVQLVQFAFQKIREQDDTYNAMISLRETEALKEAAEIEDTGQPFLGVPLIVKGLGHTIAGGSNSNGLTFSKDVVSRSTGTFTKAFQNAGFIVIGQTNYPEMGLKNITNSKLYGPTGSAWNPLYQAGGSSGGSATGVAAGYTPIGTGSDAGGSIRIPASWNGIIGMKPSRGVLVGNSASERGQTSHFAETKTMDDTITLFDTFKTQELPQLSLTQDVKIAYSTKSPVGTPVEPEAVQAVETAIDFLRQQGFQVEEVEQPYDGVQLMENYYTIGASSMGIIDFLAKQQAKRPVEMEDVDWTTWALFQTSKDLTTADVDQAWEAVRQIGAELASFQEKYPLFLTPTTASTAPLLNDTAMLPEHIEAIKNMETLSKEEKLQLVYDQWLPGLTHTPFTQVANLTGTPAISLPTYVSTDGLPLGIQFMAAQNNDYLLLEVGKLFEENQQFNQIAQTPETPEEPDDSSDEEIQSSSTIESSTKTSESNSGESTSDTHTQSSSTIESSTSETTGSTESTTENETSTNSTNDSSSKEETSTSSTKKHTTESKTTSSTKKTNKPTAKEKNPPSKNLPRTGESENILPIAGVSILVIAGGFVAWRKLKN, encoded by the coding sequence ATGAAGAGAATAGGGATTAAATGGCAACAATGGGGAATTTTATTAGCAACAAGTGTGTTACTTATTCCAGTGTCAACAGGGGTTTTAGACACAATCGATTCAACCAGTGGCACAGAACAAACCACTGTCGAAAGTATAGCAACATCCACTAGTCTATCTGAATACGTCACTTCAGATGAAGAACAACTCACTTCCAGTAGTGAACAGAAAAATACAACCGATTCTACTTTAATAACAACTGAATCTGCAACTAATTTTTCTGTTGAGTCTACCGAAAATTCTTCCGAAGTACCCAGTACCTTTACGTTGGCAGACTATGAAAATAGTTCGGCATTAGAACTTGCAGCAGCTGTCCGGCAACAGCGTGTGACTAGTGTTCAATTAGTCCAATTCGCTTTTCAAAAAATTCGCGAGCAAGATGATACCTACAATGCCATGATTTCTTTGCGTGAAACAGAAGCGCTCAAAGAAGCCGCTGAAATTGAAGATACAGGACAACCTTTTTTAGGTGTTCCTTTAATTGTCAAAGGATTGGGTCACACAATTGCTGGTGGGAGTAACTCAAACGGTTTAACATTTTCAAAAGATGTCGTTTCACGTTCAACCGGAACGTTCACGAAAGCTTTTCAAAATGCTGGTTTTATTGTGATTGGGCAAACCAATTATCCAGAAATGGGATTAAAAAATATTACAAATTCCAAGCTCTATGGTCCGACAGGTAGTGCGTGGAATCCTTTATATCAAGCAGGTGGTTCTTCTGGCGGTTCAGCAACTGGGGTCGCTGCTGGTTATACACCGATTGGTACAGGAAGCGATGCCGGTGGTTCCATTCGTATCCCAGCTTCTTGGAATGGCATTATTGGGATGAAGCCTTCTCGAGGTGTTTTAGTTGGCAATTCCGCTAGCGAACGTGGGCAAACCAGTCATTTTGCAGAAACAAAAACGATGGATGATACCATCACTTTGTTTGATACGTTTAAAACACAAGAATTGCCACAACTTTCATTAACACAAGACGTTAAAATCGCCTACTCGACTAAATCACCTGTGGGTACGCCCGTTGAACCAGAAGCCGTTCAAGCAGTAGAAACAGCCATTGATTTTTTACGTCAACAAGGCTTTCAAGTAGAAGAAGTCGAGCAACCTTATGACGGTGTCCAGTTGATGGAAAATTATTATACAATCGGTGCTAGCTCCATGGGCATCATTGATTTTTTAGCTAAACAACAAGCAAAACGACCGGTTGAAATGGAAGATGTTGATTGGACGACTTGGGCATTGTTTCAAACAAGTAAAGATTTAACAACCGCAGATGTTGATCAAGCATGGGAAGCGGTTCGGCAAATTGGTGCAGAACTGGCTTCGTTTCAAGAAAAATATCCTTTATTTTTAACACCGACGACTGCTTCGACTGCCCCTTTGCTAAATGATACAGCCATGCTTCCAGAACACATTGAAGCTATCAAGAATATGGAAACTTTGTCTAAAGAAGAAAAATTGCAACTAGTTTATGATCAATGGTTACCAGGTCTAACGCATACACCGTTTACCCAAGTAGCAAATTTAACAGGTACACCTGCGATTAGTTTACCAACTTATGTTTCAACAGATGGCTTACCCTTAGGCATTCAATTTATGGCTGCTCAAAATAACGACTATTTATTACTGGAAGTCGGAAAATTATTTGAAGAAAATCAACAATTCAATCAAATCGCGCAAACGCCAGAAACACCTGAAGAACCCGATGATTCAAGTGATGAAGAAATTCAATCAAGTAGCACCATAGAATCGAGCACCAAAACCTCAGAATCAAACTCGGGAGAATCGACTTCAGATACACATACACAATCAAGCAGCACCATAGAATCTTCGACAAGTGAAACAACTGGTTCCACAGAATCAACAACTGAAAATGAAACTTCTACTAATAGTACCAACGATTCTTCTTCCAAAGAGGAAACGTCAACTAGTAGCACAAAAAAGCATACAACTGAATCAAAAACAACTTCGTCAACAAAAAAAACAAATAAACCAACTGCTAAAGAAAAAAATCCCCCTTCCAAGAATTTACCTAGAACGGGAGAATCCGAAAATATTTTGCCAATTGCTGGTGTTAGTATTCTCGTGATTGCAGGCGGTTTTGTAGCTTGGCGAAAACTTAAAAACTAG
- a CDS encoding arsenic metallochaperone ArsD family protein, which translates to MDIDYYVLDKNKPESEEILLGIEVLAALNKNKHSHKDCNNYYLHSLNDSSAEFKKNYAVWKLLEEHGTHILPIACVNKKIVKTNSLLDVFELSELTGFGISFQYKPDDLM; encoded by the coding sequence ATGGATATTGACTATTATGTATTAGACAAAAATAAACCAGAATCAGAAGAAATCCTGTTAGGGATAGAAGTATTAGCAGCGTTAAACAAAAACAAACATTCTCACAAAGATTGCAATAATTACTATCTACACTCTTTGAACGATTCCTCCGCAGAATTTAAAAAGAATTACGCTGTGTGGAAGTTGCTAGAGGAACATGGTACACATATATTACCTATTGCTTGTGTTAATAAAAAAATAGTCAAAACAAACAGTTTATTGGATGTTTTTGAGTTGAGTGAATTAACAGGGTTTGGGATTTCTTTCCAATACAAACCAGATGATCTGATGTAG